In Oncorhynchus clarkii lewisi isolate Uvic-CL-2024 chromosome 16, UVic_Ocla_1.0, whole genome shotgun sequence, one genomic interval encodes:
- the LOC139368085 gene encoding testis-expressed protein 47 isoform X2: METSSQLLSLDQKKEEDVGTSLFHCHMKQRRLFNPQEEMKFLLHRLIVVASLSQQLADRKDLGVHYEELNQRLQRYYQGDAITGLLLLYPTCMLHVIESSSEVLVSLLQDLRDMQEQPHCVLIEAPRVLVMSHDLPSRLFQQWSYKVLNVPARVGGMLSRDGPEKEEEDTDTLVSTALSMLLKLGNHLLKATKGSKMPLGSVLDAVPEMIVPQDILVQLLSRGDLLSPQQYLQAYHTPLHILMDSERTWPPPEQLRCEF, from the exons ATGGAGACATCCAGCCAGCTACTAAGTCTTGACCAAAAGAAGGAGGAAGATGTTGGGACTAGCTTGTTTCACTGCCATATGAAGCAAAGAAGGCTTTTTAATCCTCAAGAGGAGATG aagttcCTGTTACACCGGTTGATAGTCGTTGCCAGCCTCTCCCAGCAACTCGCAGACAGGAAAGACCTGGGAG TACACTACGAAGAACTGAACCAGCGCTTGCAGAGGTATTACCAAGGAGATGCTATCACAGGCCTGCTTTTGCTGTACCCAACCTGCATGCTTCATGTCATTGAG TCCTCCAGCGAGGTTCTTGTGTCTCTGCTGCAGGATCTGAGGGACATGCAGGAACAGCCACACTG TGTCCTGATCGAGGCGCCCAGGGTCCTGGTGATGTCACATGACCTTCCCAGCAGGTTGTTCCAGCAGTGGAGTTACAAGGTGCTGAATGTGCCGGCCAGGGTGGGTGGGATGCTGAGTAGAGACGGgccagagaaggaggaggaggacaccGACACACTGGTCAGCACCGCCCTGTCTATGCTGCTCAAGCTGGGGAATCACCTCCTCAAAGCCACCAAG GGGTCAAAGATGCCTCTGGGCTCTGTTCTGGATGCAGTACCAGAGATGATAGTCCCCCAGGATATTCTGGTTCAGCTCCTGTCCAGAGGAGACCTTCTGAGCCCCCAGCAGTACCTGCAGGCCTACCACACCCCTCTCCACATCCTCATGGACTCTG AGCGTACTTGGCCTCCACCTGAGCAACTTCGATGTGAATTCTGA
- the LOC139368085 gene encoding testis-expressed protein 47 isoform X3 — protein METSSQLLSLDQKKEEDVGTSLFHCHMKQRRLFNPQEEMKFLLHRLIVVASLSQQLADRKDLGVHYEELNQRLQRYYQGDAITGLLLLYPTCMLHVIESSSEVLVSLLQDLRDMQEQPHCVLIEAPRVLVMSHDLPSRLFQQWSYKVLNVPARVGGMLSRDGPEKEEEDTDTLVSTALSMLLKLGNHLLKATKGSKMPLGSVLDAVPEMIVPQDILVQLLSRGDLLSPQQYLQAYHTPLHILMDSGHAFGSSQLTTV, from the exons ATGGAGACATCCAGCCAGCTACTAAGTCTTGACCAAAAGAAGGAGGAAGATGTTGGGACTAGCTTGTTTCACTGCCATATGAAGCAAAGAAGGCTTTTTAATCCTCAAGAGGAGATG aagttcCTGTTACACCGGTTGATAGTCGTTGCCAGCCTCTCCCAGCAACTCGCAGACAGGAAAGACCTGGGAG TACACTACGAAGAACTGAACCAGCGCTTGCAGAGGTATTACCAAGGAGATGCTATCACAGGCCTGCTTTTGCTGTACCCAACCTGCATGCTTCATGTCATTGAG TCCTCCAGCGAGGTTCTTGTGTCTCTGCTGCAGGATCTGAGGGACATGCAGGAACAGCCACACTG TGTCCTGATCGAGGCGCCCAGGGTCCTGGTGATGTCACATGACCTTCCCAGCAGGTTGTTCCAGCAGTGGAGTTACAAGGTGCTGAATGTGCCGGCCAGGGTGGGTGGGATGCTGAGTAGAGACGGgccagagaaggaggaggaggacaccGACACACTGGTCAGCACCGCCCTGTCTATGCTGCTCAAGCTGGGGAATCACCTCCTCAAAGCCACCAAG GGGTCAAAGATGCCTCTGGGCTCTGTTCTGGATGCAGTACCAGAGATGATAGTCCCCCAGGATATTCTGGTTCAGCTCCTGTCCAGAGGAGACCTTCTGAGCCCCCAGCAGTACCTGCAGGCCTACCACACCCCTCTCCACATCCTCATGGACTCTG GGCACGCGTTTGGAAGCAGTCAGCTAACTACAGTTTAG
- the LOC139368085 gene encoding testis-expressed protein 47 isoform X1, producing METSSQLLSLDQKKEEDVGTSLFHCHMKQRRLFNPQEEMKFLLHRLIVVASLSQQLADRKDLGVHYEELNQRLQRYYQGDAITGLLLLYPTCMLHVIESSSEVLVSLLQDLRDMQEQPHCVLIEAPRVLVMSHDLPSRLFQQWSYKVLNVPARVGGMLSRDGPEKEEEDTDTLVSTALSMLLKLGNHLLKATKGSKMPLGSVLDAVPEMIVPQDILVQLLSRGDLLSPQQYLQAYHTPLHILMDSGEQDLNQSSTGLGLTPFQFSQFEK from the exons ATGGAGACATCCAGCCAGCTACTAAGTCTTGACCAAAAGAAGGAGGAAGATGTTGGGACTAGCTTGTTTCACTGCCATATGAAGCAAAGAAGGCTTTTTAATCCTCAAGAGGAGATG aagttcCTGTTACACCGGTTGATAGTCGTTGCCAGCCTCTCCCAGCAACTCGCAGACAGGAAAGACCTGGGAG TACACTACGAAGAACTGAACCAGCGCTTGCAGAGGTATTACCAAGGAGATGCTATCACAGGCCTGCTTTTGCTGTACCCAACCTGCATGCTTCATGTCATTGAG TCCTCCAGCGAGGTTCTTGTGTCTCTGCTGCAGGATCTGAGGGACATGCAGGAACAGCCACACTG TGTCCTGATCGAGGCGCCCAGGGTCCTGGTGATGTCACATGACCTTCCCAGCAGGTTGTTCCAGCAGTGGAGTTACAAGGTGCTGAATGTGCCGGCCAGGGTGGGTGGGATGCTGAGTAGAGACGGgccagagaaggaggaggaggacaccGACACACTGGTCAGCACCGCCCTGTCTATGCTGCTCAAGCTGGGGAATCACCTCCTCAAAGCCACCAAG GGGTCAAAGATGCCTCTGGGCTCTGTTCTGGATGCAGTACCAGAGATGATAGTCCCCCAGGATATTCTGGTTCAGCTCCTGTCCAGAGGAGACCTTCTGAGCCCCCAGCAGTACCTGCAGGCCTACCACACCCCTCTCCACATCCTCATGGACTCTGGTGAGCAGGACTTGAATCAGTCATCAACAGGGTTGGGGTTAACTCCATTTCAGTTTAGTCAATTTGAGAAGTGA